The genomic DNA ACGGCGCTGCCGAATTTCACCTTTTTAGACTTAAGTAGGCGATTCCGGTCCCCATCGGCAGCGCGATGGCTCCGGGCAGACCCCGTCCTTCCCACCGCAGCCTCTGACCGCCGAAGGGATCGCAAATATTTGAAGAAGGGCTCAGCCCACAGCTGGAGCCTGATTTCAGGCGGATCGGGAGGATCTGCCCGTGTCGGGAGGCGGCTCAGGACACGCACCGGGTCTTTGGTGATCTCTTCCCACCAGCTGCTATTTCTTCCCCACCCGCTTTTATAGGAGCCTGATAGCTCCCATTGGCTCGAGGCACACTTATTATAGTGACTACTATGACCCATTTAAATTGCGTTAAATAATTTCTCAGTTCATTGTCCTGCAGAGATTAGTTACATATAAGCATATTTTAATGATTAACTATTGGGCTCTGCTGAGGCCCCAGCAAAAAACGCAGAATCCGCagcctccctccgtccctccctcccctcctgccagctccccatCACCATCCCCATCGCGCTCCTTCATCACCAGTCTCGCAATATTTATGGTTTTCCTCGGAGCCTCCGCTCCCGGCCTGATACAACCAGCTCAGCTGGCCCTGGAGGGAAGGCTCCAGCTCCCGGAGCTGCAGAAAGGCTgggaaaaaagctggaaaaagctcAAACCCTAGCGTTCGAAGAGGAAGAAGCAACATTTGGAGGTCATATCATGAAGAAGAAGCGTTTGTAGAGTCAATCATAGGTTTTGGAGTGAATCGCGGGCTTTCTCAGTGCGTTGGGCGCCAGAGATGAGCTGGAGCCCGTGGTTGGACCTCGCTCTCCGTTGCCCTGGTGGAAGCCAGCGAGATGCTGTGGGTGGTGGTGAAGTTACCTGGGACACGAGCCGGGGTCCGTGCTGATGCCTGGGACACGAGCCCCGCACGTGGCTGATGCCGACCGCGGTCCTCGCTCCCGGCATTTCTTCCCACACAGGGCTGCGAGGGCCGGGGCTCCAGCAGCAGGGCAATTTGGGGCTGGATTCGCCTTTTGAGCCACTGCTGCCACATCTGCGCACAAGGAAAACAGCTAAGCAGCAGCAATTGCTCGTCCTCACGTGCGCAGACCCCGGCTCAGGCGACCCCTACCTCCGCACCCGCCCCTGCGGAGCAAAACCTCACCGGGGCAAAGCCCAGCAACCCCCCGCAACAAGCCCAAAGAGGGTAAATCTGGTATTTCACTGAAATAACATTGGACAGTCGGACGCTGCTCATCCCACCTCGTCCCACCAAACCTGGAAggttggaggccccatccctggggacgttcaaggccaggctggatgaggctctgagcaacctgatctggttaaagatgtccctgctgactgcaggggggttggactagatggcctttagaggtcccttcccacccaacacatcctgtgattccatgattccgagATGGGGCAGCAACGATCCTGCTGTGGGCACCTGCCACGGATGGGACAACCCCAGCACCATGGATGGGACAACCCCAGCACCACGCGGGGATGAATTACACGTGGACACCCTCCACCATTTTTTTGGAGCACAAGGAGCATTTTAGGGCCGTTTCCAGTGTGACACCCAAAGTGTTTGAGCCACCATCTCCGGTTTCTTCAACCTCCGGAGTCTCCCCCGAGGCAGTGCCACATGGGCAGGGGGGTCCTGTCCCGCTCGGAGCAGCCCCACAGGGCTGGGAAAGAGACAACTTTCCGCTGAGCCCACGCCTGGGGGCAGGACATTgcacaggaaaagggaaaatgtttaaATTGGCCCGAAGTGGCCCATTTCCATCCCCGGCCCACTTGCAGAGGCTGCGGCgtgggcagctgggagcagcagtgTGTCgaggggggggggttatgggCTTTGCTGGGCGATGGAGGAGGAAACCTGCTGGGAGGAGGCGGTTGGATCCCAACAGGTTTTGAGCGGGTGTTTTCGGcgtttccttttccctccctccctcctggccGCCCCCCGGCTGCTGCTCCCCGAGGAAGAAGCCTTTAGCCCTGCCGTGCCGCCCCGTTTTCTAAGGAAATCGATGAACAATAcaaaaagcgaaaaaaaaaaaaaacacctttggagATTAATTTGAAGAGTATGAAAAAACCCCAATCGTGTCTTGAAACGATCTGCAGCGGACGGAAATTTCAGGCCGCAGCCGAAaaggctgggatggggctggtcCAGAGCCAGCCTGGGATGGGGGAACGGGGCTCAGCCACAGAAGGTGGCACCAGCCGCTTTCCCCATGGGACGAGGGACACCAGGTGCCCAATGCATCGGGGGGGGGACCGGGATGTCGCTTGCAGAGGCATCGAGGGGCTTGTCCTGCACctttccccccaaaccccaaccgCTCTCTGTCCTCTCACGGCATTTCCGAGCTCACCGTCTATCGCTGTTCCCTCCTGGGGCAGCCGGGTAACCGAACCCATCTAATAAACGACAAAATAGCAATTTAAATCAGGTAAATCAGGCAACCAGCCCCCTCAACCCAGAGCGAGAGCAGACGCTTGAACCGCAGCTGCCGACAAAAGACCCTGAGCTCGTCCCGGCGGGTGCCCCCCCTCCTCGGCGGGCAGCATGGGCCGCAGTAAACTTGTCGGTCCTTTTAGACCTGGCAAAAATATCTCTAGTCCAATAGAGCGCTCCTTTTTTAAAGCCTTTAGCGTGTGTCCAGGGGTTAACCTTCACTCTCtatgtaaatatatgtgtatataaagtgtgggaagagctgggagagcacacccccccccccccctcccccccgccatgctCACCGCTATGCTGGATCGTTTCAACAGCTCAGACTTTCtatttttggatgcttttttttccccgaggGGCGTCTGGTCTGTAACAGGAGGGATTTGCTCCCCGAACCGACATCCCGCGACGGGGGAGCCCCAGGGGCCGATACGGGGCGAGACGTGGGGTCAGGGGCCCGGGCTGGCTCTGCCGCCCCGAGACATCCACGGGTTTTTGGTGGAGGAGCGAAGGGCGAGCGCTGGGGGTGGTTTATCCCGGAGGAATCCCGAGGGTGGCACAGGGGTTGTGGATGGGCAGAGCCCTCCTGGGCCGGAGCAGAGCTCACCGCAGGGGCAGCGGGTTTAACCTCGGGCTCAACGTCCCCTTCTCTGTCCCCGGTGCTCTGCAGAGCCCACCGCCCATCCCCGGGGGAAGAGGTTGGGTTAATCGAGGCATCACCCACTCAGAGGATGGCTGGCACCATCCGTCCGGCACCTCGACCCCATCGTGGAAACCTCTGGGCTAGCAAATCTCTGCCTAAAGCAAACCTTTACCCTTAATTTCACGTAAGCACCGCAGGGTTCAGAGACTGAGGCCAGGACAGAGCCCAGCGAGAGCCCGCTCCTCCGCCGGCTCCTCCACCgccagagcagagcccagcaAATGCTCCGGAGGAGCTGccaaccccccccggccccgagctcCAGGAGCAGCGGCCGatgtgtattttaattctgtgTCTTCTAAGAGGAAAGAGCCAGGCAGTGCAGAAAGAGCAAACGCGGCAGGAGGGACGGCCCTGCTGCAGAGAAACACAAACGTACCGGGTCCCCGACGCGCTGCAGCACCCAACGCCGACGGCAGCAGCGGCGAAGACGCCCGGTTACTCCTTTCCAGCGGGGATGGATGGTTTGAGCTCACCCCCGTCCCCCGGCGCTGACGTCCCGGGTGCAAGCCCCGCGCCAGGGCCCCGGCTCACGTCGGACACCACCGTCCTGCGGCCGCGTGCGGCTGGGGAGCGATGGGGCATCCATGACCACGCTGTCCTCCTGTCCCCAGAGACACCAACCGTTGGGTATTTTTTGGGGTGAGAGGTGGAGGACTTTGCAAAACAGctgcgtttggggtttttttttgttttttttttttttttttttttttttcaaatgaacaaTGAAGTTTCTGCCTGGCCCCATAAAAGCAAAGGGCCGGGTGATTCCTGCCAGCTTTTCTCCGGCAGCTCGGCAGGGCACCGAGCGGGAGCCCGGCGGGACCGAGCACTAATTGCCGGCAGCGTGTCGGGGGGTGAAGCTGCCCGTtcggaggaggatggggaggggggtgggatgCACAAACGAGGGCTTTAAACCACAGTGGCCCAGCGAGCCCTCGCGCCCAGCCCCGATGAAGCCCATCCGAAGTGACCGAGGACACCGgtgccaccaccaccctcctgTTGCCCAGACTCTGCCGCCGCGCCAGTGGCCTCCAGCACCGGCTGGGAATGGGAAAAGCCTAAATTAAACCAGAATTTCCAATAGCTCTGCGAAACCCGCAAGGGCGAGACCCGGGTGGCTGCGTAAAAACGCACCGTCGGCGCCGTTTCGCAGGTGGCTGCGAGATAAAGCCCCTACAGCGGGTTTGGCTGCAGGAAAAAGTGACTCTTGGAGAGGGATCTCGGTGCCGGgcgtccccggtgtccccatgccGCGTGTCCCCCGGCTGCCTTGCCCGGAGGGGGCACCGGGAGGATGCTCTCTGACCCCCCGTGTTCCAGCCAGCGCAGCCGCAGCTCCCGCCGGGCACTGGGCCCCGCTGGGACCGTTTGCATCACCCCtgagcaccccccccccctcccttcccagctttcctgttgGCATCAAGTCCTTCCCGATGATTTTTTTGGCTTTCCCCGTCTCTTTTTCAGATGTTCTCTCACCCCGTTTGGCTGGTTCTCAGGCtggctttattttaattatcttttaagTTTAACAGCATCTCAGCTATCTTTGATGGTTGTTTTCATAAACActaaagttaataaaataaagagCCTTAATGCAGAGGGAAATTAATGTAAGCAACATGTGCAGGGAGACTCTTGCTTGTGGCAAGCAAAGGTTCTTGGGGCTTAACAAATGTTTCCTAAGCGCTCGCTGCATTTCAGTTGTGCTTTGGCTGCGgctctgatttttattattttttttttttcagcacaagcGTTTCTTTTTGCTCAATAAAAAACTTTGCAGCAGGATTTCTTTCTGTGGGAacacaaaatatttcctctgtcAACGTCTTTGGCAGCTCCAACCTAAACAACGCTGCCATCGACTCCCTCCAGGACGCTGGCCGGATCCCAGACTGCGCCTCCATAGCAGCCCTGTGGACGGGGGGATAACACGACCTTCCTCTCTCCGGGAAGGTCATAAAACATCACTTGTGGTTTTAAAGGGTGCTTTGGGCTTCTTTAGAGAATTCCCTGGGCTCATCCGGGGGCGTGGAGAGGTTTGGATGCATCCAAGCTGCTGTcgaaatattttaaagagctttAACATCCCAAGGACAACCAGTTCCCTGCCTGCTTTgacccaaaccccctcccccctttttacAGGATCTCACCCGGAAACAGGGATCCCAATCCCGGATCTCCCAGTGCGGCACTGGGAGCCTTGGGTTATCAAGCTGGTGGCGAGGAACCGGCGTCCTTAGGGCAGGATCCCGCCTCCCAGATGAAGGCATCGCTCCCACAGGCAAGGAAAAGGCACGATGCTCATTTTGGTACTCACCACTCCTTCGTCTCTTGGTGGTTTTCCAGCTGCCTGCTCCCTTCCCGGCTCTTCCCACGTCTCCAACGTCAGATCTACTGTGACGTTCACTTCGGGACACAAATTGTGTCTTCCCTACCAACACCAACCCCTCGCTGGTGCAGAAAGACGGGTTTTGGTGTCCCCAGGTCGCCCTTTGCAAACGCTCCCGCTGGGATAACGCCAAGCGCTGCCCTCCCCGTCTTTTCCTTGAGTCGCGGATGCTCCTGCACAGGTTGCTGTCGTGCCACCGAGGTCAGGAGAGCGACGTCCACGTACGCCAGCTCAGGATCTGCTCCCACAATTGTATTGTAAACACAAGGGGAACCTGTGTAATTTCGGTTTCCTGCATAAATGTGACCCTCTGGTCgccattaaataaaataaacaaactgctgCTCCGGAAAGCACGACTTTCCCCTGCCGAAGGGGACACGGCCACCAGCCCCGCGAGGCCGGCATGCCGGCGCCTGGCAGCCCACCGGCGAGGGAACGCTCTCCTTTGGCCTCATGGCTCAGCCCCGTCCTCAGACTTGAGCTTGTGCCCGATTCAAGAGCGCCGACGTTCTCATTACAAAGTCATTTCCTCCCCCAGCTCAGCTCCCCGTCACCTCTGCCGCAAGCGATGGCAGCCCCGCGCAGCGCGTGCGGGACGCGCCTGGGTGGCGGGGTAATTCCCGGGGGCGCAGGGCTGTGGAGTCTGGCAGCTCCTCGCCCTACGAAATTCCCAACTCGACTCCCTCTAACGAACCACCCCCGAGCGTTCGCCGCGGGTGTGCAAGTACACGGTCGCGCCGGGactgctgcggggaggggac from Chroicocephalus ridibundus chromosome 7, bChrRid1.1, whole genome shotgun sequence includes the following:
- the LOC134518841 gene encoding collagen alpha-1(III) chain-like, with amino-acid sequence MGTPGTPGTEIPLQESLFPAAKPARRGTGVSSNHPSPLERSNRASSPLLPSALGAAARRGPDGFGYPAAPGGNSDRRCGSSGSKGESSPKLPCCWSPGPRSPVWEEMPGARTAVGISHVRGSCPRHQHGPRLVSQVTSPPPTASRWLPPGQRRARSNHGLQLISGAQRTEKARDSLQNL